The following proteins come from a genomic window of Streptomyces liliiviolaceus:
- the qcrB gene encoding cytochrome bc1 complex cytochrome b subunit — protein MSTTTTPNPSDAGAPGRSREKAPAGEKIADWADGRLGIYSLAKANMRKIFPDHWSFMLGEICLYSFLIIILTGVYLTLFFHPSMNEIEYHGSYVPLQGQLMSEAFASTVDISFDVRGGLLIRQIHHWAAIVFLAGMFVHMMRVFFTGAFRKPREINWLFGFLLFVLGMFTGFTGYSLPDDLLSGTGVRFTQGAILSMPIVGTYISMFLFGGEFPGGDFVARFYSIHILLLPGIMLGLVVGHLILVFYHKHTQFAGPGKTNKNVVGMPLLPVYMAKAGGFFFLVFGFIAMLAAVASINPIWVLGPYRPDQVSTGAQPDWYMGFAEGLIRAMPGWEINIWGHTLVLGVLIPLVIFGVFLALIALYPFIESWVTGDKREHHILDRPRNAPTRTAFGVAWVTAYIIMLIGGGNDIVATHFHLSINTVTWFVRIGFFLGPVLAFIATKRICLGLQRRDKDKVLHGRESGIIKRLPHGEFVEVHEPLSQEAMHTLTAHEQYQPAEIGPTVDENGVERKVKGPQKLRAKLSTAYFGEDGQIPKPTAEEYKEITSGHGHH, from the coding sequence ATGAGCACTACGACCACCCCGAACCCCTCGGACGCCGGCGCGCCGGGACGTTCGCGAGAGAAGGCGCCGGCCGGCGAGAAGATCGCCGACTGGGCCGACGGCCGGCTGGGGATCTACTCCCTGGCCAAGGCCAACATGCGCAAGATCTTCCCGGACCACTGGTCCTTCATGCTGGGCGAGATCTGCCTCTACAGCTTCCTGATCATCATCCTCACGGGTGTGTATCTGACGCTGTTCTTCCACCCCTCGATGAACGAGATCGAGTACCACGGAAGCTACGTCCCGCTCCAGGGGCAGCTGATGTCGGAGGCGTTCGCCTCCACGGTGGACATCAGCTTCGACGTCCGCGGCGGTCTGCTCATCCGGCAGATCCACCACTGGGCGGCGATCGTCTTCCTGGCCGGCATGTTCGTGCACATGATGCGCGTCTTCTTCACCGGTGCGTTCCGCAAGCCGCGTGAGATCAACTGGCTGTTCGGCTTCCTGCTGTTCGTCCTGGGCATGTTCACCGGGTTCACCGGCTACTCGCTCCCCGACGACCTGCTCTCCGGCACCGGTGTCCGCTTCACCCAGGGCGCCATCCTGTCGATGCCGATCGTGGGCACGTACATCTCGATGTTCCTGTTCGGCGGGGAGTTCCCGGGCGGCGACTTCGTCGCGCGGTTCTACTCGATCCACATCCTGCTGCTGCCCGGCATCATGCTGGGGCTCGTGGTCGGCCACCTGATCCTGGTCTTCTACCACAAGCACACCCAGTTCGCGGGTCCCGGAAAGACCAACAAGAACGTCGTCGGCATGCCGCTGCTGCCGGTCTACATGGCCAAGGCCGGAGGCTTCTTCTTCCTGGTCTTCGGGTTCATCGCCATGCTGGCCGCGGTCGCGTCCATCAACCCGATCTGGGTGCTGGGGCCGTACCGGCCGGACCAGGTCTCCACGGGCGCCCAGCCCGACTGGTACATGGGCTTCGCCGAGGGTCTGATCCGTGCCATGCCCGGCTGGGAGATCAACATCTGGGGCCACACACTGGTCCTCGGTGTGCTCATCCCGCTGGTGATCTTCGGTGTCTTCCTGGCGCTCATCGCGCTCTACCCGTTCATCGAGTCCTGGGTCACCGGGGACAAGCGCGAGCACCACATCCTGGACCGCCCGCGCAACGCCCCGACCCGTACGGCCTTCGGTGTCGCCTGGGTGACCGCGTACATCATCATGCTGATCGGCGGTGGCAACGACATCGTCGCGACCCACTTCCATCTGTCGATCAACACGGTCACGTGGTTCGTGCGCATCGGGTTCTTCCTCGGACCGGTACTCGCGTTCATCGCCACCAAGCGGATCTGCCTCGGCCTGCAGCGCCGGGACAAGGACAAGGTGCTGCACGGCCGCGAGTCGGGCATCATCAAGCGCCTGCCGCACGGTGAGTTCGTCGAGGTGCACGAGCCGCTCAGCCAGGAGGCCATGCACACCCTCACGGCGCACGAGCAGTACCAGCCGGCCGAGATCGGCCCGACGGTCGACGAGAACGGTGTCGAGCGCAAGGTGAAGGGCCCGCAGAAGCTCCGCGCCAAGCTCAGCACCGCCTACTTCGGTGAGGACGGCCAGATCCCCAAGCCGACCGCCGAGGAGTACAAGGAGATCACGAGCGGCCACGGCCACCACTGA
- the trpD gene encoding anthranilate phosphoribosyltransferase: MSAVTPAGGDFAAGRSWPALLNGLLDGRDLSADDTAWAMDLIMRGEATDAQIAGFAVALRAKGETVEEISGMVRTMYAHANVIDVPGDTVDIVGTGGDGAKTVNISTMSAVVIAGTGAKVVKHGNRAASSASGASDVLEKLGVNLELTPRRVAEVAEEAGITFCFAVKFHPALRHVAAARGQLGIRTTFNFLGPLTNPARVRAQAVGVAHAPMAPIVAGVLAERGNSSLVFRGDDGLDELTTTATSRVWVVRDGKVREEAFDPRDVGIELVPVEALRGADASYNADVARRLLQGERGPVRDAVLLNSAAALVALAPGPGSLAEQIRGGMARAAEAIDSGAALRTLEGWVAATNA, from the coding sequence ATGAGTGCTGTGACCCCCGCTGGAGGCGACTTCGCGGCGGGCCGTTCCTGGCCCGCCCTGCTGAACGGTCTGCTGGACGGGCGCGACCTGAGCGCCGACGACACGGCCTGGGCGATGGACCTGATCATGCGGGGCGAGGCGACCGACGCGCAGATCGCCGGCTTCGCGGTGGCGCTGCGGGCCAAGGGCGAGACCGTCGAGGAGATCTCCGGCATGGTGCGCACGATGTACGCGCACGCCAATGTGATCGACGTGCCGGGCGACACCGTCGACATCGTCGGCACCGGCGGGGACGGGGCGAAGACCGTCAACATCTCGACGATGTCCGCCGTCGTCATCGCGGGTACGGGTGCCAAGGTCGTCAAGCACGGCAACCGCGCCGCGTCCTCCGCGTCCGGTGCCTCGGACGTGCTCGAAAAGCTCGGCGTCAACCTGGAGCTGACTCCGCGGCGGGTGGCCGAGGTGGCCGAGGAGGCCGGGATCACCTTCTGCTTCGCGGTGAAGTTTCATCCGGCGCTGCGGCACGTGGCGGCTGCGCGCGGGCAGCTGGGGATCCGGACGACCTTCAACTTCCTCGGCCCGCTGACCAATCCGGCCCGGGTGCGGGCCCAGGCGGTCGGAGTCGCGCACGCGCCCATGGCGCCCATCGTGGCCGGGGTCCTCGCGGAGCGCGGCAACTCGTCGCTCGTCTTCCGCGGTGACGACGGGCTCGACGAGCTGACCACCACGGCGACGTCCCGGGTGTGGGTCGTGCGGGACGGCAAGGTGCGCGAGGAGGCGTTCGATCCGCGGGACGTGGGGATCGAGCTGGTGCCCGTGGAGGCGCTGCGGGGGGCTGACGCGTCGTACAACGCGGATGTCGCCCGGCGGCTGCTTCAGGGGGAGCGCGGGCCTGTACGGGACGCTGTGCTGCTGAACTCTGCGGCGGCGCTGGTGGCGCTCGCGCCGGGGCCGGGATCGCTCGCCGAGCAGATCCGCGGCGGGATGGCTCGCGCCGCGGAGGCGATCGACTCCGGCGCGGCGTTGCGGACGCTGGAGGGGTGGGTGGCTGCGACCAACGCGTAG
- a CDS encoding aminotransferase class V-fold PLP-dependent enzyme, translating to MSVSTAAAGRTAHCDTDAPGSLPVLGRDVTVPLVTGGEVTYAALDYAASAPALQRVWDDVAAYAPYYGSVHRGAGYLSQLSTDLFENARRTVAEFLDCRDDDEVVFTRSTTDSLNLLAAALPADCQVFVFETEHHASLLPWQDARVTYLNAPRTPGEAVATLEKALSGRDPYGPALVCVTGASNVTGELWPVRELAAAAHAHGARIVLDAAQLAPHHPVSVQELDVDWVAFSGHKLYAPFGSGVLAGRFDWLREADPYLAGGGASRKVSRRTDGGVDVEWHESAARHEAGSPNVIGAYSIASACKALTEAGFDSLVAREQQLVARVRQGLAEVPEVRVLSLFGDDAPRVGVISFVVEGWNSSHFAAALSAEYGIGVRDGLFCAHPLVRTLLGSDPQSQGECGAPEAAPGEKSLNAIRVSFGVGTPDEHVERFVGAVKELVANGASWNYRTENGRCVPAA from the coding sequence ATGTCTGTCTCCACCGCTGCCGCCGGCCGGACCGCCCACTGTGACACCGACGCCCCGGGGTCCCTGCCCGTGCTGGGCCGGGACGTCACCGTTCCGCTCGTGACCGGCGGCGAGGTCACCTACGCCGCCCTCGACTACGCCGCCAGCGCCCCCGCCCTCCAGCGGGTCTGGGACGACGTGGCCGCGTACGCCCCGTACTACGGCAGCGTGCACCGCGGGGCCGGCTATCTCTCCCAGCTCTCCACGGATCTCTTCGAGAACGCCCGCCGGACCGTCGCGGAGTTCCTCGACTGCCGTGACGACGACGAGGTCGTCTTCACCCGGTCCACCACCGACTCGCTCAACCTCCTCGCCGCCGCCCTGCCCGCCGACTGCCAGGTCTTCGTCTTCGAGACCGAGCACCACGCCTCGCTGCTGCCGTGGCAGGACGCCCGCGTCACCTACCTCAACGCCCCGCGCACCCCGGGCGAGGCCGTCGCGACGCTGGAGAAGGCACTGTCCGGCCGCGACCCGTACGGTCCGGCGCTCGTGTGCGTGACCGGTGCCTCGAACGTCACCGGCGAACTGTGGCCCGTACGGGAACTGGCCGCCGCCGCCCACGCCCACGGCGCCCGTATCGTGCTCGACGCGGCCCAGCTCGCACCCCACCACCCCGTCTCCGTACAGGAGTTGGACGTGGACTGGGTCGCCTTCTCCGGCCACAAGCTGTACGCGCCGTTCGGCTCGGGCGTGCTCGCGGGACGCTTCGACTGGCTGCGCGAGGCCGACCCGTACCTGGCCGGCGGAGGCGCCTCGCGGAAGGTGTCACGGCGGACGGACGGCGGTGTGGACGTGGAGTGGCACGAGAGCGCCGCACGGCACGAGGCCGGGTCGCCCAACGTCATCGGCGCCTACTCCATCGCCTCCGCCTGCAAGGCCCTCACCGAGGCCGGCTTCGACTCGCTCGTCGCCCGTGAGCAGCAGCTCGTCGCACGGGTTCGCCAGGGCCTCGCCGAGGTGCCCGAGGTCCGGGTGCTTTCGCTCTTCGGCGACGACGCCCCGCGCGTCGGCGTCATCTCGTTCGTCGTCGAGGGCTGGAACAGCTCGCACTTCGCCGCCGCGCTCTCCGCCGAGTACGGCATCGGCGTCCGCGACGGTCTCTTCTGCGCCCACCCGCTGGTCCGTACACTCCTCGGCAGCGACCCGCAGTCCCAGGGGGAGTGCGGTGCTCCCGAGGCCGCCCCCGGCGAGAAGTCCCTGAACGCCATCCGTGTCAGCTTCGGCGTCGGCACCCCCGACGAGCACGTGGAGCGTTTCGTGGGAGCGGTCAAGGAGCTCGTGGCGAACGGCGCGAGCTGGAACTACCGCACGGAGAACGGGCGCTGCGTGCCGGCTGCCTGA
- a CDS encoding Lrp/AsnC family transcriptional regulator translates to MITAIVLIKTSVDRIPEIAESIAALDSVSEVFSVTGTYDLIAMVRVKAHDDLADVIPGMISKIPGVEGTDTHVAFRTYSQHDLEAAFAIGGDN, encoded by the coding sequence GTGATCACCGCGATCGTGCTCATCAAGACCAGCGTGGACCGGATTCCCGAGATCGCCGAGTCGATCGCGGCGCTGGACAGCGTCAGCGAGGTGTTCTCCGTGACCGGGACGTACGACTTGATCGCCATGGTCCGGGTGAAGGCCCATGACGATCTGGCGGACGTCATCCCCGGCATGATCAGCAAGATTCCGGGCGTCGAGGGGACGGACACGCATGTGGCGTTCCGGACGTACTCGCAGCACGACCTGGAGGCGGCGTTCGCCATCGGCGGCGACAACTAG
- a CDS encoding rhomboid family intramembrane serine protease, which yields MLGNWGAPGNRTVRTVRAIRSHPAPVTYGLIALCCALFLIGPASGLSPSYGTGDELLSAQRAYFEQWGVVPVELFEGTLRALATPATALFVHGSWLHLLGNMLFLYVFGAMAEERMGHFEFALFYLGCGYLALLGYAVAHADSSQTLVGASGAISAVLGAFLYLFPKARVTSLFPFLFFLPLRFPAWVVLPFWVSLQWLAAGRASQGPGVAYLAHLLGFSAGFLYAWVRYGRPARVKSPATATEGENQP from the coding sequence ATGCTCGGCAACTGGGGTGCCCCCGGCAACAGGACGGTCAGAACGGTCAGGGCGATCCGGAGCCACCCCGCTCCGGTGACCTACGGACTGATCGCGCTGTGCTGCGCGCTCTTCCTGATCGGTCCGGCCTCGGGGCTCAGTCCCTCGTACGGCACCGGTGACGAGCTTCTTTCCGCGCAGCGGGCCTATTTCGAACAGTGGGGCGTGGTGCCCGTCGAACTGTTCGAGGGAACACTGCGGGCCCTCGCCACCCCGGCCACCGCGCTGTTCGTGCACGGCAGCTGGCTGCATCTGCTGGGGAACATGCTCTTCCTCTACGTCTTCGGGGCGATGGCCGAGGAGAGGATGGGCCACTTCGAGTTCGCCCTCTTCTACCTGGGGTGCGGCTACCTCGCCCTGCTGGGGTACGCGGTCGCCCACGCCGACTCGTCGCAGACCCTCGTCGGTGCGTCGGGGGCGATCTCCGCGGTCCTCGGCGCGTTTCTGTACCTGTTCCCCAAAGCCCGGGTGACCAGTCTCTTCCCGTTCCTCTTCTTCCTCCCGCTGCGGTTCCCCGCATGGGTGGTGCTCCCGTTCTGGGTGTCCCTGCAGTGGCTGGCCGCGGGGCGCGCCTCGCAGGGCCCGGGGGTCGCCTATCTGGCGCACCTGCTGGGCTTCTCCGCCGGGTTCCTCTACGCGTGGGTGCGGTACGGGCGTCCGGCTAGAGTGAAATCCCCAGCGACGGCCACCGAGGGAGAAAACCAGCCGTGA